A stretch of the Myxosarcina sp. GI1 genome encodes the following:
- a CDS encoding GNAT family N-acetyltransferase, whose protein sequence is MAIAIETPRLILRYFTPDDTDALTAILSDPKVMQYSISGTKTRSQTQEFIAWILSSYQKYGFGLYAVTEKETKQLIGYCGLLVWYFEEITEIELGYRLATAYWNKGLATEAATAVRNYAWQQLKLNRLICLIQPENLRSIRVANKLAMKPEKNLILHELNVKVYSIYQNLDNKI, encoded by the coding sequence ATGGCGATCGCTATAGAAACCCCAAGATTAATTTTAAGATACTTTACACCAGACGATACCGACGCGCTAACAGCCATTCTCAGCGACCCTAAAGTAATGCAATATTCGATTTCGGGAACCAAAACGCGATCGCAAACTCAAGAATTTATTGCTTGGATACTGTCTAGCTATCAAAAATATGGTTTTGGTTTGTATGCAGTTACCGAAAAAGAAACAAAGCAATTGATTGGCTATTGTGGTTTATTAGTCTGGTACTTTGAAGAAATAACAGAAATAGAACTAGGCTATCGTTTAGCTACAGCCTATTGGAATAAGGGATTGGCTACTGAAGCAGCTACAGCAGTACGCAACTACGCCTGGCAGCAACTAAAGCTAAATCGCCTGATTTGCCTAATTCAACCAGAAAATTTGCGATCGATTCGAGTCGCCAACAAGCTAGCCATGAAACCAGAAAAAAATTTAATTCTTCATGAATTAAACGTAAAAGTTTATAGTATTTACCAAAACTTGGATAACAAAATTTAA
- the yaaA gene encoding peroxide stress protein YaaA, whose amino-acid sequence MLLILSPSKTLDFEMPSPTSATSELDFYSQTQKLVKALGKISKQELSNLMGISDKLGKLNAERYQNFSQAATKQAMFAFKGDVYEGLQAINFSDEDITYAQKHLRILSGLYGLLKPLDAIAPYRLEMGTRLSQNPSLSKSLPETLYQFWEDGITEALNRDLQQTKSQIVLNLASQEYAKALNLKILSAKFISPVFKDWKNDKYKVISFYAKKARGIMARYIIQNRITNLAGIKKFTEAGYIYNEELSTEKKPVFTRKL is encoded by the coding sequence ATGCTTCTAATTTTATCCCCCTCCAAGACTTTAGATTTTGAAATGCCCTCACCTACTTCGGCTACCAGCGAACTTGATTTTTATTCTCAAACCCAGAAACTGGTGAAAGCGTTGGGAAAGATTTCTAAACAAGAACTTTCCAACCTCATGGGTATTAGCGATAAGTTAGGCAAGCTAAATGCAGAACGCTATCAAAACTTTTCCCAAGCAGCCACCAAACAAGCAATGTTTGCTTTTAAGGGGGATGTATATGAAGGTTTACAGGCTATAAATTTCTCAGATGAGGATATTACTTATGCTCAAAAACATCTGCGTATTCTCTCTGGATTATACGGATTATTAAAACCACTAGATGCGATCGCACCATATCGCTTAGAGATGGGTACTCGCTTATCACAGAACCCTTCACTTAGCAAAAGTCTACCAGAAACACTTTATCAATTTTGGGAAGATGGTATTACCGAAGCCTTAAATCGAGATCTACAACAGACAAAAAGCCAAATTGTCCTCAATCTTGCCTCGCAAGAGTACGCTAAGGCGTTGAATCTTAAAATTCTCTCAGCCAAGTTTATCAGTCCCGTTTTTAAAGACTGGAAAAACGATAAGTATAAAGTGATTAGCTTCTATGCTAAAAAAGCCAGAGGCATAATGGCTCGCTATATAATTCAAAATCGAATTACCAATCTGGCTGGCATTAAAAAATTTACGGAAGCAGGATATATTTACAACGAGGAGCTTTCAACTGAGAAAAAACCAGTTTTTACTCGGAAATTATAA
- a CDS encoding ion channel, which translates to MTQKKANRNSAKLWIKFRDGRFEIPGVDTWHTYWQEPYYLLLTIPWMGFLLLMALFYVAVNTAFAFAYLLGGDCIENATSGSFSDAFFFSVQTLSSIGYGNMYPTTTFADTLVTTEALIGTLGIALLTGLAFTKFSQPTARVVFSRAATIYNHDGVSTLMLRTANQRRNQIIEAEIRVYLMRDEISIEGEYMRRFYLLKLLHNRTPSFTLSWTVMHQIDEHSPLWQATPESLTKTRAMLIVSLSGIDKTVDRALHASYSYAASDIFWQHRFADIFHHTPQGSRYIDYTHFHDVISVESDRNG; encoded by the coding sequence TTGACTCAAAAAAAAGCCAATCGCAATTCTGCCAAACTGTGGATTAAGTTTCGAGATGGACGTTTTGAGATTCCTGGTGTAGATACTTGGCATACCTATTGGCAAGAACCATACTATTTGCTCTTAACAATTCCCTGGATGGGTTTTTTGCTGTTGATGGCTTTATTTTATGTAGCCGTTAATACCGCTTTTGCTTTTGCTTACTTATTGGGAGGAGATTGTATTGAAAACGCTACTTCTGGTTCTTTTAGCGATGCTTTTTTCTTTAGCGTACAAACTTTAAGTTCTATTGGCTATGGAAATATGTATCCTACTACCACTTTTGCCGATACTTTAGTCACTACAGAGGCATTGATAGGGACTTTAGGAATTGCTTTATTGACAGGTTTGGCTTTTACCAAGTTCTCTCAGCCAACAGCCAGAGTAGTGTTTAGTCGCGCAGCAACTATTTATAATCATGATGGCGTTTCTACTTTGATGCTAAGAACGGCAAATCAGCGTCGCAACCAAATTATTGAAGCTGAAATTCGAGTGTATTTAATGCGAGACGAAATTAGCATTGAAGGAGAATATATGCGACGCTTTTATCTTCTAAAGCTGTTACACAATCGAACCCCTAGCTTTACTTTAAGCTGGACGGTAATGCATCAAATTGACGAACATAGTCCTCTCTGGCAGGCTACACCAGAATCTTTAACCAAAACTAGAGCGATGTTAATAGTTTCTTTGAGTGGTATTGACAAAACTGTAGATCGCGCACTTCATGCTTCTTACTCTTATGCTGCTAGTGACATTTTTTGGCAGCATCGCTTTGCAGACATTTTTCATCATACACCTCAAGGAAGCCGCTATATTGATTACACTCACTTTCACGATGTCATTTCAGTAGAAAGCGATCGCAATGGCTAA
- a CDS encoding acyl-CoA dehydrogenase family protein translates to MSDFLTRIGTYLRQAISPQACTIDRDSQSLHKALLQMGERSLLALRVPQHLGGMGLSETSFRRFQMLMARYSGALTFLQTQHQSAAMRLAKSQNQVVQQQYLSDMATGKILIGVGYSHLRRVGKPMVTATETAAGYLLNGKVPWITGYGCFDLFIIGGVLADGRELYGIVPFVNLQQETGGKLTFSQPMQLIAATATNTVSAELNNWLMKRERLVTINPPGSIHLSSRQNILNHGFYALGCAYAGLDLLKRIGERKQLDFISETWQTLSERVAECDRGLFAAISDKDITYSEKLQLRIQAIALASRCSHAAVIAAGGAANYLDSDVGRVYREALLFSVSGQTKDVMEASLKNII, encoded by the coding sequence ATGAGCGATTTTTTAACGAGGATTGGAACCTATCTGCGGCAAGCGATCTCGCCTCAAGCCTGCACTATAGATAGAGATTCGCAATCGCTACATAAAGCACTACTGCAAATGGGAGAGCGATCGCTTTTGGCGTTAAGAGTTCCCCAACACTTGGGGGGAATGGGGTTATCCGAAACTAGTTTTCGTCGCTTTCAAATGCTAATGGCGCGATATTCTGGAGCCTTAACTTTTTTACAAACCCAGCATCAAAGCGCGGCGATGCGACTGGCAAAGAGTCAGAACCAAGTGGTGCAACAGCAGTATCTATCGGACATGGCAACGGGCAAAATTTTGATTGGCGTAGGTTATTCACATTTACGCCGTGTGGGTAAACCGATGGTAACGGCGACAGAAACAGCAGCAGGATACTTATTAAATGGTAAAGTACCCTGGATTACTGGCTATGGCTGCTTCGATCTGTTTATTATCGGTGGGGTTTTAGCAGACGGTAGAGAACTGTATGGTATAGTTCCTTTCGTTAATCTCCAACAAGAAACTGGAGGGAAACTGACTTTTAGTCAACCCATGCAACTAATTGCGGCAACCGCTACCAATACCGTTAGTGCCGAGTTGAATAATTGGTTGATGAAGCGCGAGCGCTTAGTAACTATTAATCCTCCTGGTTCGATTCACCTCAGCAGCCGTCAAAACATATTAAATCATGGCTTTTATGCTTTAGGATGTGCCTATGCAGGGTTAGATCTTCTAAAGCGTATTGGGGAACGGAAACAGCTTGATTTTATTAGCGAAACTTGGCAGACTCTGTCGGAACGAGTAGCTGAATGCGATCGCGGTTTGTTTGCCGCAATATCGGATAAAGACATAACTTACTCAGAGAAACTTCAGCTTCGTATTCAGGCGATCGCTCTAGCCTCTCGCTGTAGCCACGCTGCCGTTATTGCTGCTGGCGGCGCGGCTAATTATCTAGATTCTGATGTAGGAAGAGTTTATCGCGAAGCTTTGTTGTTTAGCGTTTCGGGACAAACTAAAGACGTTATGGAAGCGAGTTTGAAAAACATAATTTAG
- the kaiC gene encoding circadian clock protein KaiC, translated as MNQENLNQLQPKDFTDRGVRKNRTMIEGFDEITHGGLPMGRTTLVSGTSGTGKTLFAVQFLYHGIKYFDRPGVLVTFEESPQDIIKNAYSFGWDLQSLIDRGQLFILDASPDPEGQEVVGNFDLSALIERIQYAINKYKAKFVSIDSVTAVFQQYDAVPVVRKEIFRLVARLKKLDVTSVVTTERLEEYGANARFGVEEFVSDNVIIIRNVLEGERRRRTIEVLKFRGTTHMKGEYPFTITNDGINIFPLGAMQLTQRSSNVRISSGIKSLDELCGGGFFKDSIILATGATGTGKTLLVSKFLEEACQQGERAVLFAYEESRAQLSRNARSWGIDFETLEKKGLLKLLCSYPESTGLEDHLQIIKSEITDFKPSRIAIDSLSALARGVTNNAFRQFVIGVTGYAKQEEITGFFTNTTDRFLGSNSITESHISTITDTILLLQYVEIRGEMSRAVNVFKMRGSWHDKGIREYTIDANAPEIPYIKESFRNYENILSGSPSRSSIDEKSEISRIARSVKDKITE; from the coding sequence ATGAATCAGGAAAATCTCAACCAATTACAGCCAAAAGATTTTACCGACAGAGGGGTTCGGAAAAACCGAACTATGATTGAAGGATTTGATGAAATTACTCATGGTGGACTGCCTATGGGTAGAACTACCCTGGTTAGCGGTACGTCTGGTACGGGAAAAACTTTATTTGCCGTGCAGTTTCTGTATCATGGCATCAAATATTTTGATAGACCGGGTGTGTTAGTAACTTTTGAAGAATCACCTCAAGACATTATTAAAAATGCCTATAGTTTTGGTTGGGATTTACAGTCTTTAATCGATCGCGGACAGTTGTTTATTCTCGATGCTTCTCCCGATCCTGAAGGGCAAGAAGTAGTAGGAAATTTCGATCTTTCAGCGTTGATCGAGCGAATTCAATACGCAATAAACAAATACAAAGCCAAATTTGTTTCTATCGATTCGGTTACTGCTGTATTTCAGCAATACGATGCCGTTCCAGTAGTTAGAAAAGAAATTTTTCGCCTCGTAGCGCGACTCAAAAAGTTGGATGTTACATCAGTAGTAACTACTGAGAGATTAGAAGAATATGGTGCCAATGCTCGTTTTGGTGTAGAAGAGTTTGTCTCTGATAACGTCATTATTATTCGTAACGTTTTAGAAGGAGAGCGACGGCGGCGCACTATTGAGGTTCTTAAGTTTCGAGGTACCACTCACATGAAGGGAGAATATCCCTTTACGATCACCAATGATGGGATTAATATTTTTCCTCTTGGTGCCATGCAGCTTACTCAACGCTCGTCCAATGTGCGGATTTCTTCTGGTATTAAAAGCCTGGACGAACTATGTGGAGGTGGCTTTTTTAAAGATTCAATTATTTTGGCTACTGGCGCGACAGGTACGGGTAAAACTCTATTAGTTAGCAAGTTTTTGGAAGAAGCCTGTCAGCAAGGTGAAAGAGCGGTTTTATTTGCCTACGAAGAATCGCGAGCGCAACTGTCGCGGAATGCTCGTTCCTGGGGAATTGATTTTGAAACTTTGGAAAAAAAAGGATTGCTCAAGCTGCTGTGTTCCTATCCCGAATCAACAGGTTTAGAAGACCATTTACAAATAATCAAATCAGAAATTACCGATTTCAAACCATCTCGTATTGCGATCGATTCTCTATCAGCTTTAGCTAGAGGAGTAACTAATAATGCTTTTCGCCAGTTTGTGATTGGCGTTACCGGCTACGCCAAACAAGAAGAAATTACGGGCTTTTTTACCAATACTACCGACCGCTTTCTGGGTTCTAATTCGATTACCGAATCTCATATATCTACTATTACCGATACGATTTTGCTGTTGCAGTATGTAGAAATTCGTGGCGAAATGTCGCGAGCGGTTAACGTTTTTAAAATGCGTGGTTCGTGGCACGATAAAGGTATTAGAGAATATACAATTGATGCCAATGCGCCTGAAATTCCCTATATAAAAGAATCTTTCCGCAATTATGAAAATATTCTCAGCGGTTCTCCTTCCCGTTCTTCAATAGATGAGAAAAGCGAAATTTCTCGGATCGCTCGTAGCGTTAAAGATAAGATAACTGAATAA
- the kaiB gene encoding circadian clock protein KaiB, with amino-acid sequence MNKLGKTYVLKLYVAGNTPNSIRALKTLKHILEKDFQGVYALKVIDVLKSPQLAEEDKIMATPTLSKVLPPPVRKIIGDLSDREKVLIGLDLLYQEMCDREGQI; translated from the coding sequence GTGAACAAATTAGGGAAAACTTACGTTTTAAAGTTATACGTTGCAGGTAATACACCCAATTCAATTAGAGCCTTAAAAACCCTAAAGCATATCTTAGAAAAAGATTTTCAAGGAGTTTATGCTCTAAAAGTAATTGATGTTTTAAAAAGCCCGCAGTTAGCAGAAGAAGATAAAATCATGGCTACTCCTACTCTCTCAAAAGTTTTGCCCCCACCAGTACGAAAAATTATTGGCGATCTTTCCGACCGAGAAAAGGTTTTAATTGGATTAGATTTGTTGTATCAAGAAATGTGCGATCGCGAAGGGCAAATTTAA
- a CDS encoding circadian clock protein KaiA: protein MSDKRNKTFNKYSKLHVCLFPAKKSLIESLAELLLDNDCFKTTVLNSCEDLIDFVEREGEHIDCLILLREAAFNHTIERLTRLNIILPIVIIENTKDIGENGGNLGKLKFNYYHSAEVRLYPIQIEQINSFINLAISRFLHLTPSCSLSDRSIVSNNDRENDKSDRLLEQQRRLTEKLKERLGYLGVYYKRNSKNFYRHLSESEKETLLQKLVAEYSKIILSYFSNDSKVDRYIDEFVNRAFLADISVSQILEIHMEIVDELSQQLKAEGRNEEILLDYRLALIDTIANLCEMYRRSIPREDVALELLFGVE, encoded by the coding sequence ATGTCCGATAAGAGAAACAAAACTTTTAATAAATATTCTAAACTTCATGTTTGTCTTTTTCCTGCTAAAAAATCTCTAATCGAGTCTTTAGCAGAATTACTATTAGACAATGATTGCTTCAAAACAACAGTATTAAACTCATGTGAAGATTTGATTGACTTTGTCGAGCGCGAAGGAGAACATATAGATTGTTTAATTTTGTTGCGCGAAGCAGCCTTCAATCATACCATAGAACGATTGACTCGACTAAACATAATCTTGCCTATTGTAATTATTGAAAATACTAAAGATATTGGTGAAAATGGCGGTAATTTAGGCAAGTTGAAGTTTAATTACTATCATAGTGCTGAAGTGAGGCTATATCCCATTCAAATCGAACAAATCAATTCTTTTATCAATTTGGCAATTAGCCGATTTTTGCACTTAACCCCCAGCTGTTCTTTGAGCGATCGCTCGATTGTCTCTAACAACGATCGCGAAAACGATAAGAGTGACAGACTGCTAGAACAGCAGCGACGCTTGACCGAAAAATTAAAAGAAAGATTGGGTTATTTGGGAGTGTACTACAAGCGCAATTCTAAAAACTTTTATCGTCATCTTTCAGAGAGTGAAAAAGAAACATTGCTGCAGAAATTAGTAGCCGAATACAGCAAAATTATTCTCAGTTATTTTTCAAATGATTCTAAAGTAGATCGATATATTGATGAATTTGTAAATCGTGCTTTTCTAGCCGATATTTCTGTGTCGCAAATTTTAGAAATACATATGGAAATAGTAGATGAATTATCTCAACAGTTAAAAGCAGAAGGCAGAAACGAAGAAATTTTACTTGACTATCGTTTGGCTTTAATCGATACAATTGCTAATTTATGTGAAATGTATCGTCGCTCTATTCCTAGAGAAGACGTGGCTTTAGAATTACTGTTTGGAGTAGAATAA
- a CDS encoding hybrid sensor histidine kinase/response regulator has protein sequence MFSSHQTSIEEFITSSIPICQHGCALETILNASQSSKDGSVAIVNRQQFPLGIVTAHRLLSLFVDHQYNRRIPTSIGSQKQLDPRAALMATTNLKSVLQPVKVLHSRITIAEFLSGSSDRLFCRDRSEFSRGDTRESCSKEPASVEQRTSKYASQELRENNAAVERDLDWQKFGYAIVDDRKKFLGMLDISKLSEYLFWKTDYSLATATETSLPRFELIDNIRLPLTLLGSEDNILYQNHLWQQNFNVVSEQLIDCSSQIARWWIGQQKIEHEAQFAPNQNQREVSTFFPNLKVGTKVTAKNMPDWADCLFNSPIFAASELQISFLNDWYYVKIPLHFAEAKITNSAEPYWLVLAIEGKTEPNLRDIWQKADWCRLHELFLANISHELKSPLTGIIGLSSLLKAEKLGNLNPRQSHYAELIYRSGKQSLDIVNDLLKLTELNTSKQNFTIEPIALETLCRQTYRQTSTELEVRDNFELLSSPQLELSIAPNSQTVFVDRSFLTQIVSRSLEWAIKTQPERIGITVNSWTGWLSIVVWNQISIGESPQIPLTSRELVGDDSQSELSLLFARQLAKAHGGDASAIFRANGRNEFTLLLPQNTEDDCLQANYKDLQIVVILETQLHRLSKIASAIQELGYHSVVARTGIEALQQARQLQPSYILMNPDSSLLESKDLLTLLKSDRQTQNIPIFLLTTVLNKPTDSQTFRQVQGLICEPFNRDTLARVLPAKHCTSPNVSKNITILCIYPEPEAIDESLRSKNANFSLKYWSERDWTTQLGDDSRQNVRYRIIEAEGLEQARTLARIWQLDAIVLDSAAIANPQAYLQSLQQFSELAALPLIILDSQTSEVANQIPDLNVYPCFLPAKINSIKDLMQVIQIATKTKF, from the coding sequence ATGTTTAGCTCTCATCAAACCAGCATTGAAGAATTTATTACTAGTTCAATTCCCATATGCCAACATGGATGTGCTTTGGAAACAATACTTAATGCTTCACAAAGTAGTAAAGACGGAAGTGTTGCCATAGTAAACCGCCAACAATTTCCTCTGGGAATTGTTACGGCGCATCGTCTGCTGTCTCTATTTGTCGATCATCAGTATAATCGTCGTATTCCTACTTCGATTGGTTCTCAAAAACAGCTTGACCCCAGAGCAGCTTTAATGGCGACTACCAATTTAAAATCTGTACTTCAACCTGTAAAAGTTCTCCATTCCAGGATAACTATTGCAGAATTTTTAAGCGGTTCGAGCGACAGATTATTCTGCCGCGATCGCAGTGAATTTTCAAGAGGCGATACGCGCGAGAGTTGCAGTAAAGAACCTGCATCGGTAGAGCAACGTACTTCAAAATACGCTTCTCAAGAGCTTAGGGAAAATAATGCAGCTGTCGAGAGAGATTTAGACTGGCAGAAATTTGGCTATGCGATTGTTGACGATCGCAAAAAATTTTTGGGAATGCTAGATATTAGCAAACTCTCTGAATATTTGTTCTGGAAGACCGATTATTCTCTAGCTACTGCTACCGAAACAAGCCTACCAAGATTTGAACTCATTGATAATATAAGATTACCTCTAACGCTCTTGGGTAGTGAAGACAACATTTTATACCAAAATCATTTATGGCAACAAAACTTTAACGTAGTTTCAGAGCAGTTAATAGATTGCAGTTCCCAGATTGCTCGATGGTGGATAGGACAACAAAAGATCGAGCATGAGGCGCAATTTGCGCCCAACCAAAATCAAAGAGAAGTTTCTACCTTTTTTCCTAACCTCAAAGTAGGGACAAAAGTTACAGCTAAAAATATGCCTGACTGGGCAGACTGTCTTTTTAATTCTCCAATATTTGCAGCTTCTGAACTACAAATTAGCTTTTTAAATGACTGGTATTATGTCAAAATACCGCTACATTTTGCTGAGGCAAAGATTACTAATTCGGCAGAGCCATACTGGCTGGTTTTGGCTATTGAAGGAAAGACCGAGCCAAATTTAAGAGATATTTGGCAAAAAGCTGATTGGTGTCGTTTGCACGAGCTATTTTTAGCTAATATCAGCCATGAGTTAAAATCTCCCCTAACGGGCATCATCGGACTATCCAGCTTACTCAAAGCCGAGAAATTAGGGAATCTCAATCCCCGACAGAGCCACTATGCCGAACTAATCTATCGCAGTGGCAAACAGTCACTCGATATAGTTAACGATTTATTAAAGCTTACAGAGTTAAATACCAGCAAGCAAAACTTTACCATCGAACCAATTGCTCTGGAAACTCTGTGCCGACAAACATATCGACAAACTTCAACCGAATTGGAAGTTAGAGATAACTTTGAGCTTTTGTCTTCTCCTCAATTGGAGTTATCGATCGCCCCTAATTCGCAAACGGTATTTGTCGATCGTTCGTTTTTGACTCAAATCGTATCTCGTTCGCTAGAATGGGCGATTAAAACTCAGCCCGAACGTATAGGAATTACAGTTAATTCCTGGACTGGTTGGCTCTCGATTGTAGTTTGGAATCAAATTAGTATTGGAGAATCGCCACAAATACCGCTAACTTCTAGAGAATTGGTTGGGGATGACTCTCAAAGTGAGTTGAGTCTGCTTTTTGCTCGACAGTTAGCTAAGGCTCATGGTGGAGATGCCAGCGCAATTTTTAGAGCGAACGGTAGAAATGAATTTACTTTACTTTTGCCTCAAAATACTGAAGATGATTGTTTACAAGCCAATTACAAAGATTTACAGATAGTAGTAATATTAGAAACTCAGCTTCATCGCCTGTCTAAAATAGCTTCGGCAATACAGGAGTTGGGCTATCATTCTGTAGTAGCTCGTACTGGCATTGAAGCTTTACAGCAAGCTCGGCAGCTACAGCCCAGCTATATCCTGATGAATCCTGATTCTTCTTTACTCGAAAGTAAAGATCTACTGACCTTGCTTAAATCCGATCGCCAGACTCAAAATATTCCCATTTTTCTGCTGACTACAGTACTAAATAAACCAACCGATAGCCAGACTTTTCGTCAAGTACAGGGTCTAATTTGCGAACCATTCAATCGAGATACTCTGGCTCGAGTTCTACCAGCCAAACATTGTACTTCCCCTAACGTATCCAAAAACATAACTATTTTGTGTATCTATCCCGAACCAGAAGCAATCGACGAGTCATTAAGATCGAAAAATGCAAATTTTAGCCTTAAATACTGGTCGGAAAGAGACTGGACAACGCAATTGGGAGATGATTCCAGGCAGAACGTTCGTTATCGAATTATTGAAGCTGAGGGTTTAGAACAGGCAAGAACGTTAGCGCGTATCTGGCAGCTAGACGCTATTGTTCTCGATAGTGCGGCAATTGCCAATCCTCAAGCATATTTACAATCTTTACAACAATTTTCCGAACTAGCAGCTCTACCTTTAATAATTTTAGATTCTCAAACCAGCGAGGTAGCAAATCAAATTCCCGATTTAAATGTATATCCCTGTTTTTTACCTGCCAAAATTAACAGCATTAAAGACTTGATGCAGGTAATTCAAATTGCTACCAAAACTAAATTTTAA
- a CDS encoding SDR family oxidoreductase, translating into MKYHEQHAIVTGGSSGIGKATARLLAQQGANITLIARDRLKLAAAKQEIEQVTAKTQRIITVAADVALKQEITEAIELAIFQLGTPSILIASAGIAIPNYFEELPLETHETSMAVNYFGSLYSIKAVLPTMERQGRGSIILISSGAGLIGIYGYSAYCPSKFAIRGLGETLRAELKPKGIQVSVVYPPDTDTPQLAAENKTKPPETKLITQTAATWTAEEVATKIVRGIELGRGAATPGWTMSMLYRFHSLVAPLLNWYFDRAIASLNRKH; encoded by the coding sequence ATGAAATATCACGAGCAGCACGCAATCGTCACTGGCGGTTCTAGCGGTATTGGTAAAGCTACGGCGCGACTGCTAGCACAGCAGGGGGCAAATATTACCCTAATTGCTCGCGATCGCCTCAAGCTAGCAGCCGCCAAGCAAGAAATAGAGCAAGTTACTGCTAAAACTCAACGAATAATTACTGTAGCTGCTGATGTGGCTCTAAAACAAGAAATTACCGAAGCTATTGAATTGGCGATTTTTCAGTTAGGCACGCCAAGTATCTTAATTGCCTCGGCAGGTATCGCAATTCCCAATTATTTTGAAGAACTTCCTTTAGAAACACATGAAACCTCGATGGCAGTTAATTATTTTGGCTCTCTATATAGCATTAAAGCCGTATTGCCAACGATGGAACGGCAGGGACGAGGCAGTATTATCTTAATTTCTTCTGGGGCGGGTTTGATTGGTATTTATGGCTATAGTGCCTACTGTCCCTCTAAATTTGCCATAAGAGGGCTAGGAGAGACTCTAAGAGCGGAATTAAAACCTAAAGGCATCCAGGTTAGTGTAGTTTATCCCCCCGATACCGATACGCCCCAGCTAGCTGCCGAAAATAAAACCAAGCCGCCTGAAACCAAATTAATAACTCAAACAGCAGCAACCTGGACGGCAGAGGAAGTTGCTACCAAAATTGTTCGCGGTATCGAACTAGGACGCGGGGCAGCTACTCCTGGATGGACGATGAGTATGCTGTATCGATTTCACAGCTTGGTTGCGCCTTTATTAAACTGGTACTTCGACCGAGCAATCGCTAGTTTAAATCGGAAACACTAA
- a CDS encoding GerMN domain-containing protein, which translates to MQDRKPNNRFSLPLLAIAAGVILAAGGGAAWWAKHSLDRTNRTIAPKVPATEQTQPTTSEPIAQEKVEICWLDPQDNSIELVASTQAFQKSIRPQEALTAAFETLLAGPQSNSSYTTSIPEGTKLLGLNVDKQGVRVNLSREFVSGGGSASMEGRLAQVIYTATSTSSSDRVFISVEGKPLKTLGGEGLLVAQPMTRESFEANFQL; encoded by the coding sequence ATGCAGGATCGCAAACCAAATAATCGTTTTTCCCTCCCTTTATTGGCGATCGCCGCCGGGGTAATTTTGGCTGCGGGAGGAGGTGCTGCTTGGTGGGCGAAACACAGTCTAGATCGTACCAATAGAACCATCGCGCCAAAAGTTCCAGCTACAGAGCAAACTCAGCCAACCACATCAGAACCAATCGCCCAAGAAAAAGTTGAAATCTGTTGGCTCGATCCTCAAGATAATTCTATCGAATTAGTGGCTAGTACTCAGGCTTTTCAAAAATCGATTCGCCCTCAAGAAGCTTTAACTGCTGCTTTTGAGACACTGCTTGCAGGACCGCAGTCGAATTCTAGCTACACTACCAGTATTCCCGAGGGTACAAAATTGCTTGGCTTGAATGTAGACAAACAAGGAGTTCGTGTTAATCTGTCACGAGAATTTGTTTCTGGTGGCGGTAGTGCTTCGATGGAAGGTAGGTTAGCGCAAGTAATCTATACTGCTACAAGTACTAGTAGCAGCGATCGAGTTTTTATTAGTGTCGAAGGAAAACCTTTAAAAACTTTGGGAGGAGAGGGGTTGCTCGTCGCTCAGCCAATGACACGAGAGAGTTTTGAAGCGAACTTTCAGCTTTAA